One region of bacterium genomic DNA includes:
- the leuS gene encoding leucine--tRNA ligase: MNEQKYLPREIEPRAQALWEKLGLYQAIDEKTDSSESSPTGIGDPKKTDPEKDLYVLDMFPYPSGEGLHVGHVEGYTATDIYSRYKRMKGFNVLHPMGWDAFGLPAENTAIKLKTHPRKLVEKNVARFKSQLKRMGFSYDWSREINTTDPDYYKWTQWIFLKLFHLGLAYEAVVPINWCPSCKTGLANEEVVGGRCERCHTEVIKKDMRQWMLKITKYSERLLEGLDGLDWPVGIKELQRNWIGKSFGARITFKGQGNDDIEVYTTRIDTIFSGTYAILAPEHPFVEQNKTRVENWEEVEKYRTATKSVAEIERTAKERIATGVPLKGITVINPATNETMPVWIADFVLAHYGTGAVFADAHDQRDFDLAKKYSIPLKVSIRPEGVADFSKIEKLKECFEGEGVLINSEYFDGLTSVEARPKIIAWLMEKGLAKSETNYKLRDWVFSRQRYWGEPIPIIHCEKCGVQPVPEDQLPVMLPEVENYEPTGTGESPLAGIESWVNTSCPKCGASAKRETNTMPQWAGSCWYFLRFADPKDQTLGWDWQKIERWLPVDLYVGGAEHAVLHLLYSRFWIKALYDGGYLPFEEPFKALRNQGMIQGPDGQKMSKSRGNVINPDEVVDQYGADALRLFEMFLGPFEQNKPWDDHAINGVSRFLYRIWRIGEGLQGTGDRGQDSDATVKKALYRLIKKVGDDIENLKFNTAISSMMEFINLIEKEGIAKEDFEKFIFVLAPFAPHLAEDLWQNMQTKPYENNQSATVQVWPEFDVSLLQDETMNIVIQVNGKVRGAVEVEKSLSDDEVQKIAVEQEVIKKWLEGKEIGKVIVIKGRLVNFVVRD; this comes from the coding sequence ATGAACGAACAAAAATACCTTCCCCGAGAGATCGAACCACGCGCCCAGGCTCTCTGGGAAAAATTGGGACTTTATCAGGCGATCGATGAAAAAACTGACTCATCAGAGTCATCCCCGACCGGGATCGGGGATCCAAAGAAAACCGATCCTGAAAAGGATTTGTATGTTCTGGACATGTTTCCATATCCTTCCGGCGAAGGACTGCATGTCGGCCATGTTGAAGGTTACACGGCAACGGATATTTATTCGCGCTACAAGCGCATGAAAGGTTTTAATGTTTTGCACCCGATGGGTTGGGACGCTTTTGGTCTACCGGCCGAAAATACCGCGATCAAATTAAAAACACATCCGCGAAAGTTGGTTGAAAAAAATGTGGCGCGTTTTAAGTCGCAGTTAAAGCGGATGGGTTTTTCGTACGATTGGTCGCGTGAAATCAACACCACCGATCCCGATTACTACAAATGGACGCAATGGATTTTTCTTAAGCTTTTCCATCTTGGTTTGGCCTACGAAGCGGTGGTGCCGATTAACTGGTGTCCCAGTTGCAAGACGGGTTTGGCCAATGAAGAAGTGGTTGGCGGTCGTTGCGAGCGCTGTCATACGGAAGTCATCAAAAAAGATATGCGTCAGTGGATGCTGAAAATTACCAAATATTCCGAACGATTACTAGAAGGGTTGGATGGTTTAGATTGGCCGGTTGGAATTAAAGAATTGCAGAGAAATTGGATTGGAAAAAGCTTTGGCGCACGTATTACGTTCAAGGGGCAGGGCAATGATGATATAGAAGTTTACACGACACGTATCGATACTATATTTTCCGGTACTTACGCTATTTTGGCGCCCGAGCATCCTTTTGTGGAACAAAATAAAACGCGAGTCGAAAACTGGGAGGAAGTGGAAAAATACCGTACGGCGACAAAAAGTGTGGCGGAAATTGAACGTACCGCAAAGGAACGCATCGCCACCGGCGTTCCTTTGAAGGGGATTACGGTAATCAACCCGGCAACTAATGAAACGATGCCTGTTTGGATCGCAGACTTTGTTTTGGCACATTACGGTACCGGCGCGGTTTTTGCCGATGCTCACGATCAACGCGATTTTGATTTAGCCAAAAAATATAGTATTCCATTAAAAGTTTCAATTCGACCCGAAGGTGTGGCGGACTTTTCCAAAATTGAAAAACTGAAAGAATGTTTTGAGGGAGAAGGCGTCTTAATTAATTCGGAATATTTTGATGGACTAACTTCTGTCGAGGCGCGACCGAAAATTATTGCTTGGCTGATGGAAAAAGGATTGGCGAAATCGGAAACAAACTACAAATTACGCGACTGGGTTTTTTCTCGACAAAGATACTGGGGCGAACCGATTCCAATTATTCATTGTGAAAAATGTGGCGTGCAACCGGTGCCCGAGGATCAACTACCGGTTATGCTTCCGGAAGTAGAGAATTACGAACCGACTGGCACGGGTGAGTCGCCATTAGCCGGAATTGAAAGTTGGGTAAATACTTCTTGTCCAAAATGTGGCGCGTCTGCCAAGCGCGAGACAAACACGATGCCACAGTGGGCGGGGTCTTGTTGGTATTTCCTGCGTTTTGCGGATCCAAAAGATCAAACACTTGGTTGGGATTGGCAAAAGATTGAGCGTTGGTTACCGGTAGATTTGTATGTTGGTGGGGCGGAACACGCTGTGTTGCATCTACTGTATTCTCGATTTTGGATAAAAGCGTTATACGACGGCGGTTATTTGCCCTTTGAAGAACCATTCAAGGCTCTAAGGAACCAAGGGATGATCCAGGGGCCGGACGGTCAAAAAATGAGCAAATCGCGGGGCAATGTAATTAATCCCGACGAGGTGGTTGATCAGTATGGCGCGGATGCGTTGCGATTGTTCGAAATGTTCTTGGGGCCGTTTGAACAAAATAAACCGTGGGATGATCACGCAATTAATGGTGTATCAAGGTTTTTGTATCGAATATGGCGCATTGGAGAGGGTTTGCAGGGGACAGGGGACAGGGGACAGGATTCTGACGCTACTGTTAAAAAAGCACTTTACAGATTGATAAAAAAAGTCGGCGACGATATTGAAAACTTAAAGTTTAACACGGCGATTTCATCTATGATGGAGTTTATAAATCTGATTGAAAAAGAGGGAATTGCAAAAGAAGATTTTGAAAAATTTATTTTTGTCTTGGCACCGTTTGCGCCCCACTTGGCGGAAGATTTGTGGCAAAACATGCAGACCAAACCGTATGAAAATAATCAGTCTGCAACGGTACAAGTTTGGCCCGAGTTTGACGTGTCACTCTTGCAAGACGAAACTATGAATATTGTAATTCAGGTGAACGGCAAGGTTCGTGGGGCGGTTGAAGTGGAAAAAAGTTTGTCTGATGATGAGGTTCAAAAAATTGCCGTCGAACAAGAAGTGATAAAAAAATGGTTGGAGGGGAAGGAAATTGGGAAGGTGATTGTAATTAAGGGGCGATTGGTAAATTTTGTAGTTAGGGACTAG